The following coding sequences are from one Thunnus maccoyii chromosome 17, fThuMac1.1, whole genome shotgun sequence window:
- the LOC121881846 gene encoding syntaxin-11-like: MRDMLERLQTIHEEGVDYEPEFCGLEYDENKVSLSQEAVVFGNSPDIDSILDKAHSIRKEISLLRLEVERLSAHNERFGTSVRRLTLLKKDSDSIAKGIQQRGEAVYARLQALGTESKQLEEKEGPHSAVGRIARVQYDTLTRAFHDAMGDYNMAEEMQRKTCRGRIQRQASIMGTEITDDQLDVLVDKGGEGWAELSDSLQKRGACSSRWALCEIKGRHKELVELEARLKVIHDLFLHMAVLVEEQGDMLNHIETNVCGTQEYVEQINVHIKRALQYKRKNPLQHCCPCLPCWRRNQTF, encoded by the coding sequence ATGCGGGACATGCTTGAGAGGCTGCAGACCATTCATGAGGAGGGGGTGGACTACGAGCCAGAGTTTTGTGGACTTGAGTATGACGAAAACAAGGTGTCTCTGTCTCAAGAGGCGGTAGTGTTTGGGAACTCCCCAGATATTGACAGCATCCTTGACAAGGCCCACTCTATACGCAAGGAGATCTCCTTGCTCCGCTTAGAGGTGGAGCGTCTGAGTGCCCACAATGAACGCTTTGGCACCTCTGTCCGCCGCCTCACCCTACTCAAAAAGGACTCTGACTCTATCGCCAAGGGGATCCAGCAACGCGGGGAGGCTGTGTACGCTCGCCTCCAGGCTCTGGGTACAGAGAGCaagcagctggaggagaaggaaggTCCTCACTCTGCTGTTGGCCGCATCGCCCGTGTTCAGTACGACACACTCACCCGTGCCTTCCATGATGCCATGGGTGACTACAACATGGCCGAGGAAATGCAGAGGAAGACGTGTCGGGGGCGAATCCAGAGGCAGGCCTCCATTATGGGGACTGAAATCACTGATGACCAACTAGACGTGCTGGTAGACAAAGGGGGTGAGGGCTGGGCTGAGCTGTCTGACAGCCTGCAGAAACGAGGTGCATGCTCGTCCCGCTGGGCGCTGTGTGAGATCAAAGGCAGACACAAGGAGctggtggagctggaggccaggCTGAAGGTGATCCATGATTTGTTCCTGCACATGGCCGTGCTGGTGGAGGAGCAGGGAGACATGCTCAATCACATTGAGACCAATGTGTGTGGCACTCAGGAATATGTTGAACAGATCAATGTTCACATCAAGAGGGCCCTTCAGTACAAGAGGAAAAATCCTTTGCAGCATTGTTGCCCTTGTCTACCCTGCTGGAGACGCAACCAAACCTTTTAG
- the LOC121881845 gene encoding syntaxin-11-like isoform X1 — MSGQRRQTDNKLKELVCPTMRDRLSHLQEMSNGHVEPMEYAESTVSDTFSNVDLEEELPHEAVVFDNSPALVEIFDQSQNIHREIQLIRLEVKRLHEQNSRMLHSVTTMSTIKRDSNVIGADIKARAEGVLSRLRDMEGTAHKLEEVHGSNSAITRVARTQYACLSNGFRDAMFDYNEAEMSHRENCKIQIQRQMEIVGREVTGEEVEEMIETGRWNIFTDNVVSEGKTARSALSQIEKRHQELVDLEARISGIHEIFLDIALLVEEQGPMLTTIQTNIQKTDENIQEALVKLGRAKRHDKNNPFKRMFCSCFPCFNQ; from the exons aTGTCTGGACAAAGACGTCAAACAGATAACAAGTTAAAAGAACTTGTTTG CCCAACCATGAGGGACAGACTGAGCCACCTGCAGGAAATGTCCAACGGCCATGTGGAGCCAATGGAGTATGCGGAGTCCACTGTTTCAGACACCTTCAGCAACGTGGACCTGGAGGAGGAGTTGCCCCATGAGGCGGTCGTGTTCGACAACAGCCCTGCTCTGGTGGAGATCTTTGACCAGTCACAAAATATCCACAGGGAGATCCAGCTTATTCGCCTTGAGGTTAAAAGGCTTCATGAGCAGAACTCTCGTATGCTCCATAGCGTCACCACCATGAGCACTATCAAAAGAGACTCTAACGTCATTGGTGCTGATATAAAGGCTCGGGCAGAGGGCGTGTTGTCACGTCTGCGGGACATGGAAGGTACGGCCCACAAGCTAGAAGAAGTGCACGGCTCAAATTCTGCCATCACACGCGTAGCCAGAACCCAGTATGCTTGCCTCAGCAATGGTTTCCGCGATGCCATGTTTGACTACAATGAGGCTGAGATGAGCCATCGGGAGAACTGTAAAATCCAGATCCAGAGGCAAATGGAGATAGTGGGGCGTGAGGTGACGggtgaggaggtggaggagatgaTTGAGACAGGCCGGTGGAACATCTTTACTGACAACGTTGTGAGTGAAGGGAAAACGGCTCGATCAGCTTTGTCCCAGATTGAGAAACGTCACCAGGAGTTGGTGGACCTGGAGGCCCGTATTAGTGGCATCCATGAGATTTTCCTGGATATCGCCCTGCTGGTAGAGGAGCAGGGCCCCATGTTGACCACCATCCAAACCAACATacagaaaactgatgaaaacatacagGAAGCCCTTGTCAAACTAGGCAGGGCCAAACGTCATGACAAGAACAACCCCTTCAAGAGGATGTTTTGCAGTTGCTTCCCATGCTTCAACCAATGA
- the LOC121881845 gene encoding syntaxin-11-like isoform X2: MRDRLSHLQEMSNGHVEPMEYAESTVSDTFSNVDLEEELPHEAVVFDNSPALVEIFDQSQNIHREIQLIRLEVKRLHEQNSRMLHSVTTMSTIKRDSNVIGADIKARAEGVLSRLRDMEGTAHKLEEVHGSNSAITRVARTQYACLSNGFRDAMFDYNEAEMSHRENCKIQIQRQMEIVGREVTGEEVEEMIETGRWNIFTDNVVSEGKTARSALSQIEKRHQELVDLEARISGIHEIFLDIALLVEEQGPMLTTIQTNIQKTDENIQEALVKLGRAKRHDKNNPFKRMFCSCFPCFNQ; the protein is encoded by the coding sequence ATGAGGGACAGACTGAGCCACCTGCAGGAAATGTCCAACGGCCATGTGGAGCCAATGGAGTATGCGGAGTCCACTGTTTCAGACACCTTCAGCAACGTGGACCTGGAGGAGGAGTTGCCCCATGAGGCGGTCGTGTTCGACAACAGCCCTGCTCTGGTGGAGATCTTTGACCAGTCACAAAATATCCACAGGGAGATCCAGCTTATTCGCCTTGAGGTTAAAAGGCTTCATGAGCAGAACTCTCGTATGCTCCATAGCGTCACCACCATGAGCACTATCAAAAGAGACTCTAACGTCATTGGTGCTGATATAAAGGCTCGGGCAGAGGGCGTGTTGTCACGTCTGCGGGACATGGAAGGTACGGCCCACAAGCTAGAAGAAGTGCACGGCTCAAATTCTGCCATCACACGCGTAGCCAGAACCCAGTATGCTTGCCTCAGCAATGGTTTCCGCGATGCCATGTTTGACTACAATGAGGCTGAGATGAGCCATCGGGAGAACTGTAAAATCCAGATCCAGAGGCAAATGGAGATAGTGGGGCGTGAGGTGACGggtgaggaggtggaggagatgaTTGAGACAGGCCGGTGGAACATCTTTACTGACAACGTTGTGAGTGAAGGGAAAACGGCTCGATCAGCTTTGTCCCAGATTGAGAAACGTCACCAGGAGTTGGTGGACCTGGAGGCCCGTATTAGTGGCATCCATGAGATTTTCCTGGATATCGCCCTGCTGGTAGAGGAGCAGGGCCCCATGTTGACCACCATCCAAACCAACATacagaaaactgatgaaaacatacagGAAGCCCTTGTCAAACTAGGCAGGGCCAAACGTCATGACAAGAACAACCCCTTCAAGAGGATGTTTTGCAGTTGCTTCCCATGCTTCAACCAATGA